From the genome of Geoglobus ahangari, one region includes:
- a CDS encoding NADH-quinone oxidoreductase subunit 5 family protein: MEAGAIPELMELHLNPVIWLALFFTPILASFPIAYIWPQRQDEFARKLPMLSVFGLFVSFIITLFILFNVEEGRYVYPWLPTLGINFVFVVDYLSKYMGALTGFIAFIIGVYGLEYMKEDYRLGWYWFFFNLFTASMLLVVYSDNLFMLLIGWEGLGIASWGLIGHWFRDDDELSYVGVLNRTVGPLKMFWSPSTGGWRAISTIRVGDMPMFLAVAAIYALTGSLDISQIHWEQLFESIGTVGTIILLIAFLMGPFTKSAQLPFSEWLMTAMTGPTTVSALLHSATMVAAGTYLFMRLSWYVQPWNIHLPGVEVIYLFVLFLGLVSSLYGALVALASRERKVLLAASTMSSLGLMFAAAAASKWVGLFAIIVAFWYLITHAFAKATLFLVAGHIIHETHDRFLGGDREVFNKMKVTAIVTLFATVVLAGIPPLTAYWVKSAMDEVLHELIHEVNALPLIMLVTISAIYSAFLAKFFALNFWKGRHVHLHLHGGGIMKTAYSLMVSMLLVLLAVIMLGIDEHAGEFVHAGLATTSFMVGTLVLVTYVIGFIKPEHESKVGQVLYDRFYMMALNDYIVPKIGWAIAWVVDIFNRAVDFFTHTFIPGLFEALSYGVRVIQNGSLERYAKIVVSAVLVVLVAVSVAGWL; the protein is encoded by the coding sequence ATGGAAGCCGGAGCCATTCCCGAGCTTATGGAACTTCACCTCAACCCAGTCATCTGGCTCGCGCTGTTCTTCACACCCATACTCGCGAGCTTCCCGATAGCATACATCTGGCCTCAGAGGCAGGACGAGTTCGCAAGGAAGCTGCCGATGCTCAGCGTCTTCGGACTGTTCGTGTCCTTCATCATAACGCTCTTCATACTCTTCAACGTTGAGGAGGGTAGGTACGTCTATCCCTGGCTCCCAACGCTTGGGATAAACTTCGTATTCGTCGTTGACTACCTCAGCAAGTACATGGGAGCACTGACCGGCTTCATCGCCTTCATAATCGGAGTCTACGGCCTCGAGTACATGAAGGAGGACTACAGGCTTGGCTGGTACTGGTTCTTCTTCAACCTCTTCACCGCCTCGATGCTCCTTGTCGTTTACAGCGACAACCTCTTCATGCTCCTCATTGGCTGGGAGGGCCTCGGAATAGCCTCTTGGGGCCTGATCGGCCACTGGTTCAGGGATGATGACGAGCTCAGCTACGTCGGTGTTCTGAACAGAACTGTTGGCCCGCTCAAGATGTTCTGGAGCCCGAGCACCGGCGGATGGAGAGCCATCTCGACGATCAGGGTTGGAGACATGCCGATGTTTCTGGCAGTCGCGGCCATCTACGCCCTCACCGGCTCCCTCGACATATCCCAGATCCACTGGGAGCAGCTCTTCGAGAGTATTGGGACGGTGGGCACAATCATCCTGCTCATAGCGTTCCTCATGGGCCCCTTCACGAAGTCAGCCCAGCTCCCCTTCAGCGAGTGGCTGATGACGGCCATGACCGGTCCAACCACGGTCTCCGCGCTCCTCCACTCTGCGACGATGGTTGCCGCGGGAACCTATCTCTTCATGAGGCTTAGCTGGTACGTGCAGCCCTGGAACATCCACCTGCCCGGTGTCGAGGTGATCTACCTCTTCGTCCTGTTCCTCGGGCTTGTGAGCAGCCTTTACGGGGCTCTCGTGGCCCTTGCGAGCAGGGAGAGGAAGGTTCTGCTTGCCGCTTCGACCATGTCCAGCCTTGGCCTGATGTTCGCTGCTGCAGCAGCAAGCAAGTGGGTGGGGCTGTTCGCGATAATAGTGGCGTTCTGGTACCTCATAACCCACGCGTTCGCCAAGGCGACGCTCTTCCTCGTCGCAGGCCACATAATCCACGAGACCCACGACAGGTTCCTTGGCGGTGACAGGGAGGTATTCAACAAGATGAAGGTCACGGCAATAGTCACTCTCTTCGCCACAGTGGTGCTCGCGGGAATTCCGCCCCTCACGGCTTACTGGGTCAAGTCTGCCATGGACGAGGTGCTGCACGAGCTCATCCACGAGGTCAACGCGCTGCCGCTGATAATGCTCGTGACAATCTCGGCCATATACTCGGCATTCCTCGCCAAGTTCTTCGCCCTGAACTTCTGGAAGGGCAGGCACGTTCACCTCCACCTGCACGGCGGAGGGATAATGAAGACGGCGTACAGCCTCATGGTGTCGATGCTGCTCGTGCTGCTCGCGGTAATAATGCTCGGAATTGACGAGCACGCTGGAGAGTTCGTGCACGCGGGGCTTGCTACAACGTCGTTCATGGTGGGAACGCTCGTCCTCGTGACTTACGTTATAGGATTCATCAAGCCCGAGCACGAGTCCAAGGTCGGACAGGTGCTCTACGACAGGTTCTACATGATGGCACTCAACGACTACATAGTGCCCAAGATAGGCTGGGCGATTGCGTGGGTGGTCGACATCTTCAACAGGGCGGTTGACTTCTTCACCCACACGTTCATACCGGGACTGTTCGAGGCCCTGTCGTACGGTGTCAGGGTGATTCAGAACGGAAGCCTCGAGAGGTATGCCAAGATTGTGGTTAGCGCGGTGCTGGTGGTACTCGTTGCTGTATCTGTGGCGGGGTGGTTGTAA
- a CDS encoding complex I subunit 5 family protein → MIEAIFIPVIAIAIAPFIRGKGAAYLSALTFLASFVFILADLVAQRNYTALLFNALEPVGKIYLLGDTISHAFGFTIAIVSAMVALYSYPYMKHRFEEMELDSDREFRKYWFLYNLYAASMLWLVYAGNLLLIYVFFEISLIASFLLIYYYGYGNRVWVALLYFVWANIAGVLALVGFLMVGFDNGTMALDGIASVSMLAWLLIFLGMIVKLPGLGPHVWLPWAHAEAPTPVSALLSPLTVGLAAFILIRVYLVDPSFILAYRWEIFLYGVLTSVVAGFAVFKQTDHKKLLAYSTVSQMGYILIAFALGTAGIVGVVIQYISHAFGKSILFMSAGAIIAAYHGLRDVEKMGGLHEQIPTIANAALLGFMNLSGILAIGMIGEFFILKGLVDTFGLSLDAILLVVFVFIISGLYSFYTMKRIYYGKVKDYEKVKLSRLLDTPLYVIGALSILFILPPLATWFVDAVVTFLGGGL, encoded by the coding sequence GTGATTGAGGCCATATTCATTCCGGTAATCGCCATAGCAATAGCGCCTTTCATAAGGGGAAAGGGGGCCGCGTACCTGTCAGCCCTCACATTTCTGGCATCGTTCGTCTTCATTCTTGCCGATCTTGTGGCTCAGAGGAACTACACCGCTCTGCTATTCAACGCCCTTGAGCCGGTTGGCAAGATATACTTGCTGGGCGACACGATAAGCCACGCTTTTGGCTTCACCATAGCAATCGTCTCCGCGATGGTTGCCCTCTACTCATACCCCTACATGAAGCACAGGTTTGAGGAGATGGAGCTCGACAGCGACAGGGAGTTCAGGAAGTACTGGTTCCTCTACAACCTCTACGCGGCATCGATGCTCTGGCTGGTTTACGCCGGAAACCTGCTGCTCATCTACGTGTTCTTCGAGATTTCCCTCATTGCCTCGTTCCTTCTGATCTACTACTACGGCTACGGCAACAGGGTCTGGGTCGCGCTGCTCTACTTCGTGTGGGCCAATATCGCGGGTGTTCTCGCCCTTGTTGGCTTCCTGATGGTGGGCTTCGACAACGGAACCATGGCCCTCGACGGAATAGCGAGCGTGAGCATGCTCGCGTGGCTCCTGATATTCCTCGGAATGATCGTGAAGCTCCCGGGACTTGGCCCGCACGTGTGGCTGCCCTGGGCCCACGCGGAAGCCCCAACCCCTGTTAGTGCCCTGCTAAGTCCCCTCACCGTCGGTCTTGCGGCCTTCATCCTGATCAGGGTGTATCTGGTAGACCCGAGCTTCATTCTCGCCTACAGGTGGGAGATTTTCCTGTACGGTGTTCTAACGAGCGTTGTTGCAGGCTTTGCTGTCTTCAAGCAGACTGACCACAAGAAGCTCCTCGCATACTCTACAGTTTCTCAGATGGGCTACATACTCATAGCCTTCGCCCTCGGCACGGCTGGAATAGTCGGAGTCGTGATCCAGTACATCTCCCACGCCTTCGGTAAGTCCATCTTGTTCATGAGCGCGGGAGCGATCATAGCCGCATACCACGGCCTGAGAGATGTGGAGAAGATGGGTGGGCTGCACGAGCAGATCCCCACAATCGCAAACGCCGCGCTGCTCGGCTTCATGAACCTCAGCGGAATACTCGCGATAGGCATGATCGGGGAGTTCTTCATCCTGAAGGGGCTTGTCGACACCTTTGGCCTCAGCCTTGACGCTATACTGCTCGTTGTGTTCGTCTTCATAATCTCCGGACTTTACAGCTTCTACACGATGAAGAGGATCTACTACGGCAAGGTCAAGGACTACGAGAAGGTCAAGCTGAGCAGGCTCCTCGACACACCGCTCTACGTGATTGGTGCGCTTTCGATACTCTTCATACTGCCACCGCTGGCGACGTGGTTTGTTGATGCTGTTGTGACGTTCTTAGGAGGTGGGCTGTAA
- a CDS encoding NADH-quinone oxidoreductase subunit K, whose amino-acid sequence MIETGASLALLVVGYLIATSAKDVIRLLISLELMFSAVFLSLVPLFTNPAMVAEGNAIAILTVFTSAGELLILISAIIFLDRKFRSTSIETVTKGGDAL is encoded by the coding sequence ATGATAGAGACCGGAGCGTCACTTGCACTGCTGGTTGTGGGGTACCTGATAGCCACGTCTGCAAAGGACGTGATAAGGCTGCTGATTTCCCTCGAGCTGATGTTCTCGGCCGTTTTCCTCTCCCTCGTCCCCCTGTTCACGAATCCAGCCATGGTGGCCGAGGGTAATGCCATAGCGATTCTGACCGTCTTCACCAGTGCCGGAGAGCTGCTCATACTAATCTCGGCCATAATCTTCCTCGACAGGAAGTTCAGGTCAACGAGCATTGAGACGGTAACGAAAGGAGGGGATGCCCTGTGA